In uncultured Ilyobacter sp., a genomic segment contains:
- a CDS encoding GNAT family N-acetyltransferase yields the protein MLKLVKMKQNEYDVIKGKLISDYAKEKVRVGHWQEDEAIELSKETLEKILKDGVDTSNHYLMSAYEDEEKKIGFIWFNIFNKSVFINALCIYDEFKGNDYEIKVVEALEEKSYDYGAKKINLHSFGYNEGAIAAYRKMGYEITDVYMNKKI from the coding sequence ATGCTTAAATTGGTTAAAATGAAACAGAATGAATATGATGTCATAAAAGGAAAGTTGATATCTGACTATGCCAAGGAAAAAGTGAGAGTTGGACACTGGCAGGAAGATGAGGCTATAGAACTTTCTAAAGAAACACTTGAGAAGATATTGAAAGACGGTGTAGATACAAGCAATCATTACCTTATGAGTGCTTATGAGGATGAAGAAAAAAAAATAGGATTTATCTGGTTTAATATTTTTAATAAATCTGTGTTTATAAACGCCCTATGCATATATGATGAATTTAAGGGAAATGACTATGAGATAAAAGTAGTAGAGGCCTTAGAAGAAAAATCTTATGATTATGGAGCCAAGAAAATAAATCTGCACTCTTTTGGATACAATGAGGGAGCAATAGCAGCCTACAGAAAAATGGGCTATGAGATAACAGATGTATATATGAATAAGAAGATATAG
- the dnaK gene encoding molecular chaperone DnaK, with protein sequence MSKIIGIDLGTTNSCVAVMEGGSFTIVSNSEGARTTPSVVNVKDNGEIIVGEIAKRQAITNTDSTVQSIKTHMGEDHKVTMHGKDYTPQEISAMILKKLKTDAEAYLGETVKEAVITVPAYFTDAQRQATKDAGMIAGFDVKRIINEPTAAALAYGLDKKGEEKVLVFDLGGGTFDVSILEIGDGVIEVLATSGNNHLGGDNFDKKVIDWLVTEFKKETGLDLSNDKMAYQRLKDAAEKAKKELSTTMETPISLPFITMDATGPKHLEMKLTRAKFNELTLDLVEATQGPTKTAMKDAGLNPSDIDEILLVGGSTRIPAVQEWVEKFFGKKPNKGINPDEVVAAGAAIQGGVLMGDVKDVLLLDVTPLSLGIETLGGVFTKIIEKNTTIPVKKSQIFSTAVDNQPAVTINVLQGERAKSADNHKLGEFNLEGIPAAPRGVPQIEVTFDIDANGIVHVGAKDLGTGKENKVTITGSTNLTEEEIERMKRDAEANEAEDKKFKELVETRNKADMLISSTEKTLVEHADKVTEEDKKNIEAALEELKKVKDSEDKEAIDKAMEDLSKAAHKLAEEIYKEAQANATSEDGAEGGESKKSEDDVEEAEIID encoded by the coding sequence ATGAGTAAAATAATCGGAATTGATTTGGGAACAACAAACTCATGTGTGGCTGTAATGGAAGGTGGAAGCTTCACTATCGTAAGTAACTCAGAGGGAGCTAGAACTACTCCTTCAGTAGTAAACGTAAAAGATAATGGTGAGATCATAGTAGGAGAGATTGCTAAGAGACAGGCGATCACAAATACTGACTCTACTGTACAATCTATAAAAACTCATATGGGTGAAGATCACAAAGTAACAATGCACGGTAAAGACTATACTCCACAGGAAATATCTGCAATGATCCTTAAAAAGCTTAAGACTGATGCAGAAGCATACCTTGGAGAAACAGTAAAAGAAGCAGTAATAACAGTACCAGCTTACTTTACTGATGCTCAAAGACAGGCAACAAAAGATGCCGGTATGATCGCAGGATTTGACGTAAAAAGAATCATAAACGAGCCTACAGCAGCAGCACTAGCTTATGGTCTTGATAAAAAAGGTGAAGAAAAAGTACTTGTTTTTGACCTTGGAGGAGGAACATTTGACGTATCTATCCTTGAGATAGGAGACGGTGTAATCGAAGTACTAGCTACTTCAGGAAACAACCATCTTGGAGGAGACAACTTTGATAAGAAAGTAATCGACTGGCTTGTAACAGAGTTTAAGAAAGAGACTGGACTAGATCTTTCTAACGATAAAATGGCATACCAAAGACTAAAAGATGCAGCAGAAAAGGCTAAGAAAGAGTTATCTACAACAATGGAAACTCCTATATCTCTTCCATTCATCACAATGGACGCAACTGGACCAAAGCATTTAGAGATGAAGCTTACAAGAGCTAAATTCAATGAGCTTACTCTTGACCTTGTAGAGGCAACTCAAGGGCCTACAAAGACAGCTATGAAAGATGCAGGGCTTAACCCTTCTGACATCGATGAAATCCTTCTTGTAGGAGGTTCTACTAGAATCCCTGCGGTACAAGAATGGGTAGAAAAGTTCTTTGGTAAAAAACCTAATAAAGGAATAAACCCTGATGAGGTAGTAGCTGCAGGAGCTGCTATTCAAGGTGGAGTACTAATGGGAGATGTAAAAGACGTACTACTATTAGATGTAACTCCTCTTTCATTAGGTATCGAAACTCTTGGTGGAGTATTTACTAAAATTATCGAAAAAAATACAACTATTCCTGTAAAAAAATCACAAATATTCTCAACAGCTGTGGACAATCAGCCTGCAGTAACAATCAATGTATTGCAAGGAGAAAGAGCTAAATCTGCAGACAACCACAAGCTTGGAGAATTTAACTTAGAAGGAATCCCTGCTGCTCCAAGAGGAGTACCACAGATCGAAGTTACATTTGACATCGACGCTAACGGGATCGTTCATGTAGGGGCTAAAGACCTTGGAACTGGTAAGGAAAATAAAGTAACTATTACAGGGTCTACTAATCTTACTGAAGAAGAGATCGAAAGAATGAAAAGAGATGCAGAGGCTAACGAAGCAGAAGACAAGAAATTTAAGGAGCTTGTAGAAACTAGAAACAAAGCTGATATGCTTATCTCTTCTACAGAGAAAACTCTAGTTGAGCATGCTGATAAAGTAACTGAGGAAGATAAGAAAAATATTGAGGCTGCTCTTGAGGAACTTAAAAAGGTAAAAGACAGCGAAGATAAAGAAGCTATAGATAAGGCTATGGAAGATCTTTCTAAAGCAGCTCACAAATTAGCTGAAGAGATCTACAAAGAGGCTCAGGCAAATGCTACATCAGAAGATGGAGCTGAAGGCGGAGAATCTAAAAAATCTGAGGATGATGTAGAAGAAGCTGAGATTATAGACTAA
- the grpE gene encoding nucleotide exchange factor GrpE: MAEKMKKKSDEILDEIEKEEKNEAGSKAETIIDAEEVNGEAETLTDKIDKIEAEVEEWKQAYLRKQADFQNFTKRKEKEAEELRKYASEKVMAKVIEAVDNLERGVAASSETKDFDSLVKGVEMTLSQMHGIMNEEGVEAIKTEGQKFDPHLHMAVIAEDSPEHENDDIILELQKGYKLKGKVIRPSMVKVCKK; the protein is encoded by the coding sequence ATGGCAGAAAAGATGAAAAAGAAATCTGATGAAATTTTGGATGAAATTGAAAAAGAGGAAAAAAATGAAGCTGGTTCTAAAGCCGAAACAATAATCGATGCAGAAGAGGTAAATGGAGAAGCAGAAACATTGACTGATAAAATAGACAAAATAGAGGCAGAAGTAGAGGAATGGAAACAGGCGTATCTCAGAAAACAGGCTGATTTTCAAAACTTTACAAAGAGAAAAGAGAAAGAAGCTGAAGAACTAAGAAAATATGCCTCTGAAAAAGTAATGGCTAAGGTAATAGAAGCTGTAGACAACCTTGAAAGAGGGGTAGCCGCTTCGTCAGAAACAAAGGACTTTGACTCACTTGTAAAGGGAGTGGAAATGACACTAAGCCAGATGCATGGGATCATGAATGAAGAGGGTGTAGAGGCTATAAAAACAGAGGGACAAAAGTTTGATCCTCATCTGCATATGGCTGTAATCGCTGAGGACAGTCCTGAGCATGAAAATGATGATATAATACTAGAACTTCAAAAAGGATACAAATTAAAAGGTAAGGTAATCAGGCCTTCAATGGTAAAGGTGTGTAAAAAATAG
- the hrcA gene encoding heat-inducible transcriptional repressor HrcA, translating into MAISDREKLVLGVIIDYYLTFGDTIGSRTLVKKYNIELSSATIRNVMADLEDMGYIAKTHTSSGRIPTDKGYKFYLHELLKVEKISKEERKKIDMAYELRVSELEDILKKTSTLLSKLTSYAGIVVEPDIKREGIKKVELVHIDDYLIMAVIVMDNMAVRTKKISLEHGLSREEVAAVSKELNEKLKKGELKSYELEEFILEKDNPVLSNLENEVFQDIEGKFYMNNASSIFQNKSVEEARETLELFNKKKGMKEIFEILVKTREHDYGDVNVVFGDELNIKGLEDFSFVYSVYKMGESQGVIGVIGPRRMAYSKTMGLVKYVTKEVNKVIEEIEHKKER; encoded by the coding sequence ATGGCTATTTCAGACAGAGAAAAACTGGTACTCGGAGTCATAATTGATTATTATTTAACCTTTGGAGATACAATAGGCTCGAGAACCCTAGTAAAAAAATATAATATCGAGCTGTCTTCAGCAACTATAAGAAATGTAATGGCAGACCTTGAGGATATGGGATATATCGCCAAGACACATACATCTTCTGGGAGGATTCCAACTGATAAAGGATATAAGTTTTATCTCCACGAATTGTTGAAGGTAGAGAAGATATCCAAAGAGGAAAGAAAAAAAATCGATATGGCTTATGAGCTTAGGGTAAGTGAACTCGAAGATATTCTCAAGAAGACATCGACTCTTCTATCGAAACTTACCTCCTATGCAGGAATAGTGGTAGAACCAGATATAAAAAGAGAGGGTATAAAAAAAGTAGAGTTGGTTCATATAGACGACTACTTGATAATGGCAGTCATAGTTATGGATAACATGGCAGTTAGAACAAAAAAAATATCTCTCGAGCATGGATTAAGCCGTGAAGAAGTGGCTGCAGTCTCTAAGGAACTAAATGAAAAACTGAAAAAAGGTGAGCTTAAAAGCTATGAACTTGAGGAATTTATTCTAGAAAAGGACAACCCGGTGCTGAGCAATCTTGAAAATGAAGTTTTTCAGGATATAGAGGGTAAATTTTATATGAATAATGCGTCTAGCATATTTCAGAATAAAAGTGTAGAGGAAGCCAGAGAGACTCTTGAACTTTTCAATAAGAAAAAAGGTATGAAAGAGATTTTTGAAATTCTGGTAAAAACGAGAGAACATGATTACGGAGATGTAAACGTTGTTTTCGGAGATGAATTAAATATAAAAGGATTAGAGGACTTTAGTTTTGTATATTCAGTCTATAAAATGGGTGAGTCCCAGGGAGTTATAGGGGTTATCGGTCCTAGAAGAATGGCTTATTCAAAGACCATGGGGCTGGTAAAGTATGTAACTAAAGAGGTGAATAAAGTAATAGAAGAAATTGAGCATAAAAAGGAGAGGTAG
- a CDS encoding sensor domain-containing diguanylate cyclase, with product MEKGRVVKEVYDLLNNNCGVHVVGLGVYREDKREIQYKHLIENGKWKEVSAIELDKEKSVSNWCIKSKRDIIIDDMETWMEKYSCNKIITNEKMGSGYFTDIEVDGKIVGFLTIQSKRKNAFTDKNREMLYFAKRVLKLFFMEKIERKLLTENYRNVKVLWKMARDFNDSQSIEEIGSNFVKNLNDFQKYKGSLIMGIIWKEGKITEYRYLEENNYLPVKRKISLDSKIKYISDLESYSKDAGNLILYLVENREQIGYLIFDGEKKGCSIDSKKFNFISTAREMLVSALVKLKQNHELSKEIMKREAAQAKLSSINKKLNIVREIGETVISRKTIGEMLVEVQSILEKNLRSYSLGIGIDENHGVISYHTYGKKEALKEEQVLRDNKESNMARCIRENKDFVVRKEAFSELYIPLKFGENIVGCFSCKVFGRAFFSEYELELFYEIIPTLSIAVNNHMEHKRLQDANEILKTLSVTDHLTGLYNRRYFYERFHADWREAGEKNEKIYIILADFDNFKQVNDNFGHHVGDNALIEASKVLSRELKEGYVGRYGGDEFVGGIRSCDEKKIINLGENIRKKIEGLQIPINKDGEHLTVSVGIFGVIPEGDLDLRRYFVKVDEALYTAKRNGRNKITFHGID from the coding sequence GTTTCTAATTGGTGTATTAAAAGCAAAAGAGATATCATTATCGATGATATGGAAACTTGGATGGAAAAATATTCCTGCAACAAGATAATCACCAATGAAAAAATGGGTTCTGGGTATTTTACAGATATTGAAGTTGACGGAAAAATAGTGGGGTTTTTAACTATTCAGTCTAAAAGAAAAAATGCATTTACCGATAAAAACAGGGAGATGCTTTATTTTGCAAAAAGAGTGTTAAAACTTTTTTTTATGGAAAAAATAGAGCGAAAACTTCTCACTGAAAATTATCGCAATGTAAAAGTTTTATGGAAAATGGCAAGGGACTTTAACGACTCACAAAGTATAGAGGAGATCGGCTCTAATTTTGTGAAAAATCTAAATGATTTCCAAAAATACAAGGGAAGCCTCATCATGGGTATAATCTGGAAAGAGGGGAAAATAACTGAATACAGGTACTTAGAGGAGAATAACTACCTTCCAGTAAAAAGAAAGATTTCATTAGATTCAAAAATAAAATATATAAGTGATCTGGAAAGCTACTCAAAAGATGCCGGTAATTTGATTCTGTATCTTGTGGAGAATAGAGAACAAATTGGCTACTTAATATTTGACGGTGAAAAGAAGGGCTGCTCTATAGACAGTAAAAAGTTTAACTTTATAAGTACGGCGAGGGAGATGCTAGTATCTGCCTTGGTAAAACTAAAGCAAAATCATGAACTGTCTAAAGAGATTATGAAGAGGGAGGCTGCCCAGGCCAAGCTAAGTTCTATAAATAAAAAACTCAATATAGTAAGGGAAATAGGAGAAACAGTTATCTCTAGAAAAACTATAGGGGAGATGCTGGTAGAGGTACAGAGTATATTAGAAAAGAATCTTAGGTCTTATTCCTTAGGAATAGGGATAGATGAAAACCATGGGGTGATAAGTTACCATACCTATGGCAAAAAAGAGGCTTTGAAGGAAGAGCAGGTTCTAAGGGATAACAAAGAGAGTAATATGGCAAGGTGTATAAGGGAGAATAAAGATTTTGTAGTCAGGAAGGAAGCCTTTTCTGAGCTGTATATTCCCTTGAAATTTGGTGAAAATATAGTAGGGTGTTTTAGCTGCAAAGTTTTTGGACGAGCCTTTTTCAGTGAATATGAGTTAGAGCTTTTTTATGAGATTATTCCAACTTTAAGTATAGCTGTAAATAATCATATGGAGCATAAAAGATTGCAAGATGCCAATGAGATACTGAAAACCCTGTCTGTAACAGACCATCTCACCGGTCTTTATAACAGAAGATATTTTTATGAAAGATTTCATGCTGACTGGAGAGAGGCAGGAGAAAAAAATGAGAAGATATATATAATTCTTGCAGATTTTGATAATTTCAAGCAGGTAAATGATAACTTTGGACACCACGTCGGCGACAATGCACTTATAGAGGCCTCGAAAGTTTTGAGTAGGGAGCTTAAGGAAGGATATGTAGGGCGCTACGGAGGAGATGAATTTGTAGGCGGTATCAGAAGCTGCGACGAAAAAAAAATTATCAATCTAGGGGAGAATATAAGAAAAAAAATAGAGGGACTTCAGATACCTATAAACAAGGATGGAGAACACCTTACAGTCAGTGTAGGGATATTTGGAGTAATCCCAGAGGGGGATTTAGACCTCAGAAGATACTTTGTCAAGGTAGATGAAGCCTTGTACACAGCCAAAAGAAATGGAAGAAACAAGATTACTTTTCACGGAATAGATTAA